The DNA window GGGAAGTTCGGCGACCTCAACACAGTTGTTACGGTCGCTGTAGCTGCTCTTGCGAAACTCCAGGTCATCAATGCTGGGGAATAGGTTCATGTCGACTTCCTAGAGGAGATCCTTCAGGATCTGAATCGATGCCTCAGGATACCTGCCCGAGGTTCGTACGTGATCAAACAACTTACGGTACCGGTCTACCTCATCAGGTTCTTCGAGGTACAACCCGTCAGTGTCAGTCTCCAAGTAGACGACGGGGTTCACACCCTCGGCGAAGTCCATCAGGACGAAGGGGCCCTTGAGTCCGGCATGCATCCCGGATGCGAACGGTAGTACTTGGATCGTGACCGTGTTGTCGGCTTCGGCCATGTCGATCAGATGCTGAATTTGCTCTGTAAAGACTTCGCCTGCGCCTTGGAAACGGCGCAGTGCCGCTTCGTCGATGACCGCCCAGAGTTCTGGAGCATCCGGCTCCTGAAGGATCGCCTGTCGCCGCTGCCTGGTCTCGATAGCGCGCTCAATGTCCAGCGGGTTCCGGCGCAGACCAGCCCGCAGGAGGATGTCCACGTATCCCGGTGTCTGCAGCAATCCTGGGACCATGGCGAGTTCGTATGTGTGGATGCGGGAGGCTTCGGCTTCGAAACTGGGGAACTCGTCGGTGAACACGTCACTGTACTTTGACCACCATCCCCGGTCCCGCGCCTGTCGAGTGAGGTTCAGGATCTCCTCGCGGCGCCGTTCGTCATCGACACCGTAGGTGTCCAGCAGGCCACGAACTTCCATGATGGCTGGGTAGAGCCGTACACCTGTCTCAAGGTTGCTGATTTTTCCCATCGACCACTCAGTGGCCTCGGCAACCTCCTCGATGCTCATGCTCGCCTCTTGGCGCGCCTTCTTCAGCTCTGCGGACAGACGCCGACGGCGGATGGACTGCCGCTGTTCAGCCATGGTTTCTCCTGCGCTTCGCTCGTCCCCCTGGATGCTACGGGCGGTCTGTGAACTACGCGAACGCGGCATAGTGAAACTTTCTTCTCTGAAGATTAGCTCTCTGAATGGATAATAAGTAAAGCATCTCTGTGTGAAGGATTGAAAACCTGAAGATTCAGGTGCACGATAAGAGGTGACCTATTCTCGCCGCCCCATCTGGTGGGCGGTCCGATCACACGAGGTGAGCTATGCGTAACCTCGCGTCCCTATGGGCGCTGTTCGTCCTGCTGATCATTGCCGTTGTGGCGCCAGCCCGTAGCCGCAACCACGTCCGTCCCCCGGTAGAGGAGCCCACCCCCTCGGGGGTTCCGCACCGAACCGTGAGCCACGATCACGTTCGGCCGTCCACCCCGGAACCAGCTCCACTCGTGGCGACGTGGGACCCACCTCCCGAACCCGAGTGGTTGGATCCCACCGAGACCGATCCCGTACGTCCCTACGTGACCCAGCACGAACGACACCGCCAAGTCCAGGAACGGGAGGAAGCAGCGCAGCACTGCCCGGCCTGCGGCGCTGCCACCACACCCGATCCCACCCCGCCGGCGCATGGCGACGGGCTGGACGATGTCCGCGCGGAACTCTCCCCGCTGGTGCGCCAGTGGCTGGCCCAGCGCGAGGAGAAGAGCACTGTGGGAGTGGTTCGGTGAGCATCCCCGAGAGCTGGCCCGCCCCGCTGTTGCGGCCCGGTGATGTCGCCGAGGCCTTCGGCGTGACCACCTCCACCATCAACACCTGGGTACGCTACGGCCACCTGACCCCGGCACTGGTCACCCCGGGCGGGCACCGCCGCTTCCTCCCCGAACAGGTTCAAGACCTCATAGCCGCCACCAACCATGCAGGGGGTGACCAGGCGTGAACCTCACCCCGCAGGAACGCCGCGAACTACTCGACCTGCTGGACCAGCTCACCCAGGCCATGGACGACAACACCCTCTGGCCCGGCCAGCTCCGCGACACCCTGCTGGAACTCCGCACCCGCGTACGCACCTGGCTCGGCGACCAAACCGAAGAACCGAGGGCACCCGGACTCTGATCCCACCCCACCACGACCACTAACTGTTCGCTCAGGTCCCGCATCCGGCACCCTCCCCCGGATGCGGGACCCGCCCGCGCGAGCGGCGACACGCGCGGGCGGGAAACAGGACCGCCACCACCACACCGCATATTCTCTTCGTGACCGATTCGCCACAATAAGCAACTTCCTGTCCACGGCGTGCCACGTCCGCGCGGCACCGCCCCGGACCACCTGACCCCGTGGCCACACCCGAAGAGATGACACAATGGCGGCCTTTCTCTACCACCTCGGCAGGTTCTGCAGTCGGCACTACTGGCTCGTCGCCGCTGTATGGCTCGTGCTGCTCGCGTGCCTGGCCGTGGCGGCCTGGGCGTTCCGCGTCCCCACCAACGACTCGTTCACCATCCCCGGCACCGAGTCCCAGCAGACCGTGGACATGCTTCAGGAGCGGTTCCCCGACCGCAGCGGCGGCAACGCCATCGCCGTGTTCCACGCGCCCGACGGTGAGGACATCACCACCGGCGACCGCCCGGACGCCGTCCAGGACACCGTCGCCGACATCCGCGACATCGACGGCGTCTCCTCGGTCACCGACCCGTTCGAGCTGTACGAGCAGGGCTACCAGCAGGCCCTGAGCAGTGACGAGCTGCGTCAGAGCATGATCGAACAGGGTGTGGCCCAGGCCCAGCGGGACAACCCCGGCCTGGACGAGGAGACCGCGCGCTCCCAGGTCGAACCCCGGGTGGACCAGCAGCTGGAACAGGGCGAGTTGCCCGAGGAGGTCCGTGACGAGGTCCGCGCGGACGTCCTGGAGGAGATCGACCTGTTCTCCGGGGACCGCACCACCGCGATGGCCCAGGTGCAGTTCGCCGAGCCCGACGCCGAGGTGGCCCCCCGCACCGTGGACGACCTCCTCGACTCGGGCGACCCCGCCGAGGACGCCGGGCTGCGCGTGGAGTACAGCGGGCAGGCGATCACGGTCACCGACGTGGCCGGCATCCACGGCGGGGAGAGCGTCGGCCTGGCGGTCGCCCTGGTGATCCTGGTCCTGAACTTCGGCGGGCTGGTCGCCGCCGCCATCCCGATCGTCAACGCCCTCGCGGGAACCGGTGCGGGGATCGCGCTCGTGTACGCGCTCTCGCACGTACTGGACCTCACCAGCACCGCCCCGCTGCTGGCGGTGATGCTCGGCATCGCGGTCGGGATCGACTACAGCCTGTTCGTGCTGTCGCGGCACCGGCAGCAGCTCGTGGAGGGCATCCCGCCGGGCGAGTCCACCAGGCGCGCCATCGGCACCGCCGGCAGCGCCGTGGTGTTCGCCGGTGTCACCGTGGTGATCGCGCTGCTGGGCCTGTCCATCGTCCGCATCCCGTTTCTGACCGTGATGGGGGTGGCCGCCGCCATCACGGTGGCCGGGTCGGTCCTCGTGGCGATCACCCTGCTGCCGGCCCTGTTGGGACTGCTGGGCCACCACGTCCGGTCGCTGCGGGTACCCGGCCTGGGGAGGCGCGCGGAGAGGGCGCTGACCTCGGAGAACACCCTGGGTGCGCGCTGGGCCCGCACCGTCACCCGACACCCGGTGGTGCCGATCGCGGCGGTACTGGTGATCGTGGTGCTGTGCTTCCTGCCGGTGCGGGACATGCGCCTGGGCCTGCCGACCGACGAGTCCAGCTCCCCGGACAGCACCCAGCACCAGGCCTACGACATCATCACCGAGGAGTACGGGGAGGGCTACAACGCCTTCCTGCTGGTCACGGTGAGCAACACCGGCGGTGGGGACGTGACCGGGGCGGCGGAGGACGTCGCCGACCGGCTGGGGGACCTGGACCGGGTCACCACCGTGCAGACCCCGGTGTACAACGACGGCGCCGACACCGCCATCGTCACCGTGATCCCCGACGACGGCCCCTCCGCCGAGAGCACGCAGGAGCTGCTGCACGACGTGCGTGACCTGCGCCCGGACCTGCAGGACAGCACCGGCGCCCGGATCGCCGTCACCGGCGCCACGGCGACCAGTATCGACACCTCCCAGCGGATCGCCGAGGCCATGCCGCTGTTCCTCGCGGTCGTGGTCGGGTTGGCGTTCCTGCTGCTGATGGCGGTGTTCCGGTCCCTGCTCGTGCCGCTCAAGGCCGCGCTGGGCTTCGTGTTCAGCATGGGCGCGGCGCTGGGTGCCACCGTGGCGGTGTTCCAGTGGGGCCACGGGAGCTCGCTACTGGGTGTGACCTCCACCGAGACCCTGCTGTCGTTCCTGCCGATCCTGCTCATCGGCACCCTGTTCGGTCTCGCCATGGACTACGAGGTGTTCCTGGTCAGCCGCATGCGCGAGGACTACGTGCACGGCAGCGAGCCGCGCCGGGCCGTGGTGGACGGGTTCCGGTCCGGGGCGCGGGTGGTGGTCTCGGCCGCCGTCATCATGGCGGCGGTGTTCGCGTCGTTCGTGTTCAGCGACAACACCACCATCCAGCCGGTCGCGTTCGCGCTGGCCGTCGGCGTCCTCATCGACGCGTTCCTGATCCGGATGACGCTGGTCCCGGCGGTGATGGCGCTGTTCGGCAGGGCCTCGTGGTGGCTCCCGCGCTGGTTGGACCGTGCCCTACCCAACATCGACATCGAGGGCGAGTCGCTGCGCGGCGGCGGTGGCGACGAACGCTCCGACGCCCCCACCGGACGGGGCTGAGCGCCGGTTTCCCGGGGCCGGTGAGATAACGCACCGGCCCTCCCCACCCTGGGTTCGCCCCGCCTGTGATAAAAAGTTTGGTAAGCCAAACATAGAAGGTCGCTGAGCTTAACCCAGCGGTGTGTGCCCGCCCCCGCACCACGCGTGCCGGGCACGTCCCCCACACGACGCCCTCGGAGGTCACCGGTGGTACGCACCACCCCGCCAGACAACACCACGCCCCCGGACGGGAAGCCGCGGTCGAGTCCGACCCGCGCCCGCACCGGGGCCGCGCTGCTCGGTCCCGCCTTCGTCGCCGCCATCGCCTACGTCGACCCGGGCAACGTCGCCACCAACGTCGCCGCCGGCGCCCAGTACGGCTACCTGCTGGTGTGGGTGATCCTCGCCGCGAACCTCATGGCGTTCCTGGTGCAGTACCTCTCCGCGAAGTTCAGCCTGGTCACCGGGCAGTCCCTGCCGGAGGCGCTGCGCACCCGCCTGCCGCGCGGCTCCCGCATCGCCTACTGGGCCCAGGCCGAGCTCGTGGCCATGGCCACCGACCTCGCCGAGGTACTGGGCGGGGCCATCGCCCTGAACCTCCTGTTCGACCTCCCCCTGATCCTCGGCGGGACCATCACCGGCGTCGTCTCGCTCGGGCTGCTGGCCGTGCAGAACCGGTTCGGCCAGCGCCCCTTCGAACGCGCCATCGCCGGGATGCTCCTGGTGATCGCCATCGGGTTCGTCGCCGGGCTGTTCGTGGAGCCGCCGTCCCTGGCCGGGACCCTCGGCGGTACGGTCCCGCGCTTCTCCGGTACCCAGAGCGTGCTGCTCGCGGCCGGGATGCTCGGGGCGACCGTGATGCCCCACGCCGTGTACCTGCACTCCTCCCTCGCGCGCGACCGGCACGGTGTACAGGGAGGAAGCCGGCTCACCCGGCTGCTGAGAGCCAACAAGTACGACGTCGGGCTGGCGATGCTCATCGCCGGGACGGTCAACCTCGCCATGGTGCTGCTCGCCGCGAGCGCGCTGCGCGGCATCGACACCGGGGAGTCGCTCTCCGGCGCGCACGCCGCCGTGTCCGGCAACCTCGGCGCCGTCGTCGGCCTGCTGTTCGCGGTCGGACTGCTCGTCTCCGGCCTCTCCTCCACCGCCGTGGGGTGCTACGCCGGCGCCGTGGTGATGGACGGCCTGCTGCGGCGGCGGATACCGCTGCTGGCGCGGCGGGTCATCACCCTGGCACCCGGCCTTCTGGTGCTGGCGGCGGGGCTCGACCCCACCCGCGCCCTCGTGATCTCCCAGGTCGTCCTGTCGTTCGGCATCCCGTTCGCGCTGGTCCCGCTGGTGGTGCTCACCGCCAGACGCGACGTGATGGGAAGCCACGTCAGCCGCCCCGCGGTCACCGTGCTGGCCACGGCCACCGCCGCGGCGGTCGTGGCGCTCAACGCCGCCCTGATCGTCCTCACCCTCACCGACGCGGCGTGAGAACGTCCCTGGCGGCGGCGGTGGCCCCGTTCAACAGGCGCTGCGGGCCGCCGCCACCACCGCGCCGGGTCTCGGGTTGACCATAGTGGTGGAACCGACCACCACGGTGGGCACCGTCTCGTCCCCGCCGGTGATCTCGCGGACCCGGCCCGCGGCGGAGGCGTCCTCCCAGATGTTGGTCTCGCGCAGCGGAAGCGGCAGCCGGCGCAACCGCAGCCCCAGCCGCAGCGCGTAGCAGAACGGGCAGCCGGGGCGCCAGTAGACGCGCACCTCGTCGGCCTCACCAGCCACGGCCCACACCTCCTCCCAGTCCTCGGGTGGAGCCTCCCATACTCGCCGCCGCCGCACCGCAGCACAACCGTCCCGGCGACGCGGCGGACCCGCGCCACCGCCCGGCGGTGTCACAGGTCGTCCAGGGCCGCGGTGACGGCGCGGTGGAACGTGGGGAACGCGCACATCATCGACCGCAGCCGCCCGGTCGGCACCCGGGCGTGCACCGCCACCGACAGCGCTCCCAGGACCTCTCCCCCGCTCGGCCCGGCCGAGGTCGCGCCGAGGAGCACCCCCTCCTCGGCGTCGGCCACCAGCTTCACGAACCCGTCGTTTCCCGCCTTGTGGATGAAACCGCGCGCGGTGTCGGGAAGGCGCACCGTCGCGGTGCGCACGGAGCGCGCCTCCTCCCGCGCCCGCGCCTCGGTCATCCCGACCGCGCCGACCTCGGGGTCGGTGAAGGTGACGCGCGGCACGGCGTGGTACTCCGCCTCCGACGGGGACTGCCCCAGGATGTCGGCCGCCGCGATCCCCGCCTGGTACACGGCCACGTGGGTGAACGCCCCCTTGCCGGTGACGTCGCCCACCGCCCACACACCCGGCGCGGCGCGCATGCGGCCGTCGACCGGCACGGCGCGGGCGTCCGGGTCGATACCGACCCGTTCCACACCCAGCGGGCCGAGGTCCGCCCGCCGCCCGGTGGACACCAGCAGCTCCGCGGCACGCAGCCGCTCCCCGCCGGTAGTGACGGCGAACACGCGGCCGTCGTGGGACACCCGCTCCGCACGGGTCCCGGTACGCACCGCCACCCCCTCGCGCCGCAGCACCCCCGCCAGGAGTTCGCTGGACTCCGGTTCCTCCCTGCTGAGCGGCCGGTCGGAGCCCTCCAGGACGGTGACCTCGGAACCGAACCGCGCGAACACCTGGGCCAGCTCCATCCCGATCGCGCCGCCCCCGATGACGCACAGCGAGTCCGGGACCGTCGTGGCCTCGATCGCCTCGTGGTTGGTCCAGTAGGGGGTGTCGTCCAGGCCGGGGATCGGCGGGATGTCGGGAACACCACCGGTGGCGATCACGACGCCGATCCGCGCCTCGAACTCCCGCTTGTCCTCGCCGTCCACCACCACCCGGTTCGGGCCGCCGAACCTGCCGCGGCCGCGCACGAACCACCCTCCGGTGTCGCGGAACCGCCGCACCGCGCCGCTGTCGTCCCAGTCGTCGGTGGCCTCCTTGCGTACCCGGCGTGCGACCGGCGACCAGTCCGGGGCCAGGGTGCTCGCCCCGGCGAGTTCCGGAACCCGCCGCCCCTCCGCCAACGCGTCGGCGGCCCGCACCATCATCTTGCTGGGGATGCAGCCCCAGTACGGGCACTCCCCGCCCAGCAGCGCGGACTCCACCCCGACCACGGTCAAGCCGGAGGTCGCCAGCTCGTTGGCGAGGAACTCGCCGCCCGGCCCCATGCCGAGCACCACGACGTCCACGGATTCGGCCACCGTTCCCCCTCGCGTCGGCTGCCGGCCGCCCAGCGGCCCCGGACACTCTCCCCCATCATCGGCGCTGGGAGC is part of the Haloactinospora alba genome and encodes:
- a CDS encoding MMPL family transporter, with the protein product MAAFLYHLGRFCSRHYWLVAAVWLVLLACLAVAAWAFRVPTNDSFTIPGTESQQTVDMLQERFPDRSGGNAIAVFHAPDGEDITTGDRPDAVQDTVADIRDIDGVSSVTDPFELYEQGYQQALSSDELRQSMIEQGVAQAQRDNPGLDEETARSQVEPRVDQQLEQGELPEEVRDEVRADVLEEIDLFSGDRTTAMAQVQFAEPDAEVAPRTVDDLLDSGDPAEDAGLRVEYSGQAITVTDVAGIHGGESVGLAVALVILVLNFGGLVAAAIPIVNALAGTGAGIALVYALSHVLDLTSTAPLLAVMLGIAVGIDYSLFVLSRHRQQLVEGIPPGESTRRAIGTAGSAVVFAGVTVVIALLGLSIVRIPFLTVMGVAAAITVAGSVLVAITLLPALLGLLGHHVRSLRVPGLGRRAERALTSENTLGARWARTVTRHPVVPIAAVLVIVVLCFLPVRDMRLGLPTDESSSPDSTQHQAYDIITEEYGEGYNAFLLVTVSNTGGGDVTGAAEDVADRLGDLDRVTTVQTPVYNDGADTAIVTVIPDDGPSAESTQELLHDVRDLRPDLQDSTGARIAVTGATATSIDTSQRIAEAMPLFLAVVVGLAFLLLMAVFRSLLVPLKAALGFVFSMGAALGATVAVFQWGHGSSLLGVTSTETLLSFLPILLIGTLFGLAMDYEVFLVSRMREDYVHGSEPRRAVVDGFRSGARVVVSAAVIMAAVFASFVFSDNTTIQPVAFALAVGVLIDAFLIRMTLVPAVMALFGRASWWLPRWLDRALPNIDIEGESLRGGGGDERSDAPTGRG
- a CDS encoding DUF397 domain-containing protein yields the protein MNLFPSIDDLEFRKSSYSDRNNCVEVAELPAGAAVRDSQNPDAGYLTFPAAAWTAFLSDL
- a CDS encoding Nramp family divalent metal transporter, encoding MVRTTPPDNTTPPDGKPRSSPTRARTGAALLGPAFVAAIAYVDPGNVATNVAAGAQYGYLLVWVILAANLMAFLVQYLSAKFSLVTGQSLPEALRTRLPRGSRIAYWAQAELVAMATDLAEVLGGAIALNLLFDLPLILGGTITGVVSLGLLAVQNRFGQRPFERAIAGMLLVIAIGFVAGLFVEPPSLAGTLGGTVPRFSGTQSVLLAAGMLGATVMPHAVYLHSSLARDRHGVQGGSRLTRLLRANKYDVGLAMLIAGTVNLAMVLLAASALRGIDTGESLSGAHAAVSGNLGAVVGLLFAVGLLVSGLSSTAVGCYAGAVVMDGLLRRRIPLLARRVITLAPGLLVLAAGLDPTRALVISQVVLSFGIPFALVPLVVLTARRDVMGSHVSRPAVTVLATATAAAVVALNAALIVLTLTDAA
- a CDS encoding glutaredoxin family protein: MAGEADEVRVYWRPGCPFCYALRLGLRLRRLPLPLRETNIWEDASAAGRVREITGGDETVPTVVVGSTTMVNPRPGAVVAAARSAC
- a CDS encoding MerR family DNA-binding transcriptional regulator, giving the protein MSIPESWPAPLLRPGDVAEAFGVTTSTINTWVRYGHLTPALVTPGGHRRFLPEQVQDLIAATNHAGGDQA
- a CDS encoding helix-turn-helix domain-containing protein, producing MAEQRQSIRRRRLSAELKKARQEASMSIEEVAEATEWSMGKISNLETGVRLYPAIMEVRGLLDTYGVDDERRREEILNLTRQARDRGWWSKYSDVFTDEFPSFEAEASRIHTYELAMVPGLLQTPGYVDILLRAGLRRNPLDIERAIETRQRRQAILQEPDAPELWAVIDEAALRRFQGAGEVFTEQIQHLIDMAEADNTVTIQVLPFASGMHAGLKGPFVLMDFAEGVNPVVYLETDTDGLYLEEPDEVDRYRKLFDHVRTSGRYPEASIQILKDLL
- a CDS encoding dihydrolipoyl dehydrogenase family protein, with the translated sequence MAESVDVVVLGMGPGGEFLANELATSGLTVVGVESALLGGECPYWGCIPSKMMVRAADALAEGRRVPELAGASTLAPDWSPVARRVRKEATDDWDDSGAVRRFRDTGGWFVRGRGRFGGPNRVVVDGEDKREFEARIGVVIATGGVPDIPPIPGLDDTPYWTNHEAIEATTVPDSLCVIGGGAIGMELAQVFARFGSEVTVLEGSDRPLSREEPESSELLAGVLRREGVAVRTGTRAERVSHDGRVFAVTTGGERLRAAELLVSTGRRADLGPLGVERVGIDPDARAVPVDGRMRAAPGVWAVGDVTGKGAFTHVAVYQAGIAAADILGQSPSEAEYHAVPRVTFTDPEVGAVGMTEARAREEARSVRTATVRLPDTARGFIHKAGNDGFVKLVADAEEGVLLGATSAGPSGGEVLGALSVAVHARVPTGRLRSMMCAFPTFHRAVTAALDDL